Within the Pelagovum pacificum genome, the region GACGCGAGCATGGCACGAACGCGGCTTTCACTTGTCATTCGCATACCCCCGGCAGGATCGAAGCCGGGCAGAGAGGACGAAGAAGCTTCCGAACAGCTGCCGTGGACCTCCGACACCTCCGTCTCGCGGACGAGCGCGGCGACGTTGTCGGGCGTCACGCCGCCTCCCGGCATGACGGTGATCCGGCCGGCGGCGTGGTCTACCATCTCCGCGATCGCCTTCGCCCCGGCTGGCGCATCCGACGCTCCGCCGGAGGTCAGCACCCGCGCGATGCCGAGGTCGATCGCGATGTCGAGCGCGGCAAGCCGATCTGGCACGAGGTCGATGACCCGGTGGAGCGTGACCTCCAGCCCGTCGGCCGCATCGACCAACTGGGCCAGCCGCTCACCATCGAGCGTGCCGTCCTCCCGCTGAACCCCAATGACGACCCCGGTCAGTCCGGCGTCCCGGGCCGCGTCGATATCGCGCTGCATCACACGCATCTCGGCGGCATCGAAGTAGAAATGCCCGGCCCGCGGTCGGATCATCACCATCGTGGGAATGTCGAGCGCGGCGACCTCGGCCATCAGCCCCACCGAGGGCGTGATCCCGCCCTCCGACAAGGCAGCGCAGAGTTCCAGCCGATGCGCGCCACCGCGCTTCGCCGCCATCGCGCCCGAGATCGTCTCGACGCAGACTTCCAGCTTCATGTCGTCACCCCACTTCTGTCCCTGCCCGTCTGCGCTACATTCCAGTCGCACCGGTCACTGGCAAGGGAGGTTCCGGCAGATGACGGTCACGCTGATCCTCGGCGCCGCTGTCTGGGCGGATGGCCCGTCCCCCACGCTGAAGCGGCGGACCCTCCATGCCGCCCGCCTGTTTCACGATGGCGTCGCATCGCACCTTGTCCCCTGCGGTGGCGTCGGACGCGTCGGCCCGGCCGAGGCAGAGGTCATGCGCGACCTCCTCATATCGGAAGGTGTGCCGCCCGACGCGATCACGCCGGAGGCGCTGTCCACCTCGACCTGGGAGAATATCGGCTTCGCGTGTC harbors:
- a CDS encoding copper homeostasis protein CutC, which produces MKLEVCVETISGAMAAKRGGAHRLELCAALSEGGITPSVGLMAEVAALDIPTMVMIRPRAGHFYFDAAEMRVMQRDIDAARDAGLTGVVIGVQREDGTLDGERLAQLVDAADGLEVTLHRVIDLVPDRLAALDIAIDLGIARVLTSGGASDAPAGAKAIAEMVDHAAGRITVMPGGGVTPDNVAALVRETEVSEVHGSCSEASSSSLPGFDPAGGMRMTSESRVRAMLASLGLGNVPSGS
- a CDS encoding YdcF family protein: MTVTLILGAAVWADGPSPTLKRRTLHAARLFHDGVASHLVPCGGVGRVGPAEAEVMRDLLISEGVPPDAITPEALSTSTWENIGFACPILDRLRTKDVLIVSDRYHLPRARLAARRFGLRATGAPTPWQGANPKEQLRQSVREVPAIAWYLVRRTDLPVPT